The Methanoculleus thermophilus genome includes a window with the following:
- a CDS encoding 30S ribosomal protein S4 gives MGYPGKNHKQYATPKRRFEKTRIEDEKQLVIDYGLRNKRELWKAQSVLRKYRAAARELVALRSAGTSPEEYQKKRDQLLNHLYRYGLVGENADVSDVLALKVEQQLDRRLQTLVLRKGLARSPKQARQFITHGHIAIAGRRVTIPGYRVERSEEAEITYYGSSPFTNDVHPERSRIARAGVR, from the coding sequence ATGGGATACCCAGGTAAAAACCACAAGCAGTACGCGACGCCCAAGCGGCGGTTCGAGAAGACAAGGATCGAGGATGAAAAACAACTCGTCATCGACTATGGGCTCCGGAACAAGCGTGAACTCTGGAAGGCTCAGAGCGTGCTGCGGAAATACCGCGCCGCAGCCAGGGAACTGGTGGCACTGCGGTCGGCAGGTACCAGTCCTGAGGAGTACCAGAAGAAGAGGGACCAGCTCCTCAACCACCTCTACCGCTACGGGCTTGTTGGTGAGAACGCCGATGTCAGTGACGTTCTTGCGCTCAAAGTCGAGCAGCAGCTCGACCGTCGCCTTCAGACACTGGTCCTCCGCAAGGGACTTGCTCGCTCTCCCAAGCAGGCACGCCAGTTCATCACCCACGGCCACATTGCAATCGCCGGCCGCAGAGTGACCATTCCGGGCTACCGGGTCGAGAGATCTGAAGAGGCAGAGATTACTTACTACGGCTCCTCCCCATTCACGAACGACGTCCACCCCGAGAGAAGCCGCATCGCCCGCGCAGGAGTGAGGTAA
- a CDS encoding 30S ribosomal protein S11, with amino-acid sequence MAEEKWGIAHIFASFNNTIITITDLSGAETVTKSSGGMVVKQDRNESSPYAAMQMAIQVAQNARDKGITGVHVKVRAPGRGKQRSPGPGAQAAIRALARAGMKIGRIEDVTPVPHDSIRSKGGRRGRRV; translated from the coding sequence ATGGCAGAAGAGAAATGGGGCATTGCCCACATCTTTGCGTCCTTCAATAACACCATCATCACGATCACGGATCTCTCCGGCGCCGAGACTGTTACCAAGAGCAGCGGCGGTATGGTCGTGAAGCAGGACCGGAACGAGAGCTCGCCATATGCTGCCATGCAGATGGCAATCCAGGTTGCGCAGAACGCGCGAGACAAGGGGATTACCGGCGTCCACGTGAAGGTGCGTGCACCCGGCCGCGGCAAGCAGCGGAGCCCCGGGCCTGGAGCTCAGGCAGCAATCCGCGCTCTTGCCCGTGCCGGGATGAAGATCGGCCGCATCGAAGATGTCACCCCGGTGCCCCACGACAGCATCCGCAGCAAGGGCGGCCGGAGAGGAAGGAGAGTGTAA
- a CDS encoding 50S ribosomal protein L18e, protein MKKTTENKSNPRLTALIMTLKDASRVHEVSIWREIARRLDAPRKNYAEVNLSKINRYANGDETILVPGKVLGSGVLNLPVKIAALDFSETAVSKITSANGTCMTIEDLVRDNPKGSKVRILR, encoded by the coding sequence ATGAAGAAGACAACCGAGAACAAATCAAACCCCCGGCTGACCGCCCTCATCATGACGCTCAAAGATGCGTCGCGCGTACATGAGGTAAGCATCTGGCGTGAGATTGCAAGAAGACTGGATGCACCCCGGAAGAACTACGCTGAAGTAAACCTCAGCAAGATCAACCGCTACGCAAACGGGGATGAGACGATCCTGGTGCCGGGTAAGGTGCTTGGCAGTGGCGTACTCAATCTGCCGGTAAAGATTGCTGCACTGGACTTCTCCGAGACCGCGGTGAGCAAGATCACCAGCGCCAACGGGACGTGCATGACTATCGAGGACCTTGTTCGGGACAACCCGAAAGGGAGCAAGGTACGGATTCTCAGGTGA
- a CDS encoding CBS domain-containing protein → MRAVDVMSAPVHVVAPTDNVAYARNLMLKHRVSRLPVMEEETLQGILTKKDIAYRLRQTEPMWRRRPIDRIPVSILMAPNPITVTQETGIRDIAIRMLDRDISGLPVVDDDGKVVGIVTKLDVMRSAYVRGLQARVDEIMEEAVTVNRYHSLDHVINTIQGKNDKLIVVNDNGSLAGIITESNLAFYEYLDERMNLPRKDVKHLRKEEPAGQKRFRYVVEVSAVAEDIMSRPVITIAPNASLQDAVGLMLEHQINSLVVVEDDDIQGVLKRDDIIKEVAK, encoded by the coding sequence ATGCGTGCCGTTGATGTGATGTCCGCTCCGGTGCACGTCGTTGCACCAACCGATAACGTCGCCTATGCGCGAAACCTGATGCTCAAGCACCGCGTGTCAAGGCTCCCGGTCATGGAAGAGGAGACGCTCCAGGGCATCCTCACCAAGAAAGATATCGCGTATCGACTCAGGCAGACGGAACCAATGTGGCGTCGGCGACCCATCGACCGGATACCGGTCAGCATACTGATGGCACCTAACCCGATTACTGTAACTCAGGAGACCGGTATCCGGGATATCGCGATCAGAATGCTCGACCGGGACATCTCGGGACTACCCGTAGTCGACGATGATGGCAAGGTGGTCGGCATCGTCACCAAACTTGACGTTATGCGTTCTGCCTACGTACGCGGGCTGCAAGCCCGGGTCGACGAGATTATGGAAGAGGCAGTCACGGTCAACCGGTATCACTCACTTGACCATGTCATCAACACGATTCAGGGAAAAAACGATAAACTTATCGTTGTCAATGACAATGGAAGCCTTGCCGGCATTATTACGGAGAGTAATCTCGCGTTCTATGAGTACCTGGATGAACGGATGAATCTGCCCAGAAAGGACGTCAAACATCTCCGAAAGGAAGAGCCGGCGGGGCAGAAACGGTTCAGGTACGTCGTAGAGGTATCGGCAGTTGCAGAGGACATCATGAGCCGTCCTGTCATCACCATCGCTCCGAACGCATCCCTGCAGGACGCCGTCGGGCTGATGCTGGAGCACCAGATCAACAGTCTCGTCGTAGTGGAGGATGATGATATTCAGGGTGTGCTCAAGAGAGATGATATCATCAAGGAAGTGGCAAAATGA
- a CDS encoding CBS domain-containing protein: MKVTSNLMVDIPTLRCDDYITKARSVLRDDVFRELYVVDEKDRLMGYLDITDVLRVTDTKSNVTVGGFVREAAQVTPETPLVEVARAIMSANTNSAAVVDENGSFLAGVLFSELFPVLISRYNIPGRVDDVMSRKPVTCTSQDPIHRIYNLIVTSGFIAFPVMQKNEVIGIVSRRDLLRAGSIRASVKNQAETTVDRVMTTPVISVAPDDQIATASRLMVDHDISLLPVIDERKRLVGVIDRHDVLSCLAR; this comes from the coding sequence ATGAAAGTGACCTCAAACCTGATGGTGGATATACCCACTCTACGGTGTGATGATTACATCACCAAAGCACGGAGCGTGCTCCGCGACGACGTCTTCCGTGAACTCTACGTTGTTGATGAGAAGGATCGCCTGATGGGCTACCTTGATATAACCGACGTCCTGCGAGTGACGGACACCAAATCGAACGTTACCGTTGGGGGGTTTGTCAGGGAGGCTGCACAGGTCACCCCCGAGACACCCCTCGTTGAGGTTGCCCGCGCAATAATGAGTGCCAATACAAATAGTGCCGCTGTTGTTGATGAAAACGGTTCATTCTTGGCCGGAGTACTCTTTTCCGAACTCTTTCCGGTCCTGATCTCGCGCTACAATATACCCGGGCGGGTTGATGATGTCATGTCACGCAAACCCGTCACCTGCACGTCCCAGGACCCCATACATCGGATTTATAACCTGATTGTAACAAGTGGCTTTATTGCGTTCCCGGTAATGCAGAAGAACGAAGTCATCGGCATCGTCTCCCGGAGAGACCTCCTGCGTGCAGGAAGCATCCGTGCATCGGTGAAGAACCAGGCGGAAACCACAGTGGACCGGGTGATGACGACACCCGTCATCAGTGTAGCGCCCGATGATCAGATCGCAACGGCGAGCCGACTGATGGTCGACCACGACATCAGCCTCCTCCCGGTCATCGATGAGAGGAAGAGGCTCGTCGGCGTTATCGACCGTCATGATGTCCTGAGCTGTCTCGCCCGGTAA
- a CDS encoding DNA-directed RNA polymerase subunit N: protein MIPVRCFTCGKVISTAWEEFKERRDAGEDPGRILDSLGLERYCCRRMLLTHKEIVEDLYPYQ from the coding sequence ATGATACCCGTACGATGTTTTACATGCGGTAAGGTCATCTCTACAGCCTGGGAGGAGTTCAAGGAGCGACGAGATGCAGGCGAGGATCCGGGACGGATCCTCGACAGTCTCGGTCTGGAGCGGTACTGCTGCAGACGAATGCTGCTGACACACAAGGAAATAGTGGAGGACCTGTATCCGTATCAGTGA
- a CDS encoding 50S ribosomal protein L13, with product MVTVIDADGLLLGRMASIVAQRALAGEEIAIVNAEKAIVSGSKAQVLENYNTKRMRGSREGGPFFPRRPDQIVKRTIRGMLPYKRERGVAAFKRIKAYVGVPAEFSGAEAESIPEAHIDRLSSPRYVTIGTISSNLGAKY from the coding sequence ATGGTTACAGTTATCGATGCAGATGGACTACTGCTCGGAAGGATGGCCAGCATCGTCGCGCAGCGTGCTCTTGCCGGCGAGGAGATCGCCATCGTGAACGCGGAGAAGGCGATCGTCTCCGGAAGCAAGGCACAGGTGCTTGAGAACTACAATACAAAGCGCATGCGAGGCTCCCGTGAGGGCGGTCCGTTCTTCCCGCGTAGACCCGACCAGATCGTCAAGCGCACCATCCGCGGCATGCTCCCGTATAAGCGCGAGCGTGGCGTTGCTGCATTCAAGCGGATCAAGGCATATGTCGGCGTTCCGGCAGAGTTCAGCGGAGCGGAGGCCGAGTCGATTCCAGAGGCTCACATCGACCGGTTGAGCAGCCCGAGGTATGTGACCATCGGAACAATCAGTTCCAACCTCGGAGCAAAATACTAA
- a CDS encoding DNA-directed RNA polymerase subunit D, protein MEIAFSRLDERVAKFTISGVSISFANMFRRAMISEVPTLAIEDVRIYDNTSVLFDEMLAHRLGLIPLRTDLERYRPRSECTCGGAGCPACTATYTLSVEGPKTVYSSDLIPQDPDAAPTEDKIPIITLAEEQKVVLEAQAVIGFGKEHAKWQATTACGYKTYPEIAIDERCDGCGMCIDECPRGVLESRQGKVQVIEGRLEYCSLCKLCERACLSGGIGSEPAIHIGSDTNRFIFVVESDGSLPVREIIERALQYIQKSSNDLIGVMNEITGEGTA, encoded by the coding sequence ATGGAGATAGCGTTTTCTCGACTGGATGAGAGAGTCGCCAAATTCACCATCAGTGGTGTTTCCATATCGTTCGCCAATATGTTCCGGCGTGCGATGATCAGCGAAGTGCCGACGCTCGCTATAGAAGATGTCCGTATTTACGACAACACGAGTGTCCTCTTCGACGAGATGCTGGCCCACCGACTGGGACTCATACCGCTCCGGACGGATCTGGAACGCTACAGACCACGTAGCGAATGCACCTGCGGCGGCGCCGGATGTCCGGCCTGCACCGCAACCTATACCCTCTCCGTTGAGGGACCAAAGACCGTCTACTCGAGCGACCTGATACCTCAGGATCCCGACGCCGCTCCAACGGAGGATAAGATCCCCATTATCACCCTTGCCGAGGAGCAGAAGGTCGTGCTCGAAGCGCAGGCTGTTATTGGCTTTGGAAAAGAGCACGCCAAGTGGCAGGCAACAACCGCCTGCGGGTACAAAACGTATCCTGAAATCGCCATCGATGAGCGGTGCGATGGATGCGGCATGTGTATCGACGAGTGCCCGCGCGGGGTGCTAGAGTCCAGACAGGGGAAAGTTCAGGTCATCGAAGGACGGCTGGAGTACTGTTCCTTATGTAAACTCTGCGAGCGGGCATGCCTTTCCGGCGGCATAGGCAGTGAGCCAGCCATCCATATTGGCAGCGACACGAACCGATTCATCTTTGTGGTGGAGAGCGACGGATCGTTGCCCGTCCGGGAGATCATCGAGAGAGCGCTTCAATACATTCAGAAATCATCAAATGACCTGATAGGTGTGATGAACGAGATAACGGGAGAGGGGACTGCATGA
- a CDS encoding 30S ribosomal protein S9 produces the protein MAKIINTSGKRKTAIARATLKPGNGRVRINSIPLEIYGTELIRMKISEPLLLIPNALDGIDAAIDVSGGGTMGQAEAVRTALARGIVEWHNDPQIKDAFLAYDRTLLVNDSRQKETKKPHGRGARAKFQKSYR, from the coding sequence ATGGCAAAGATCATCAACACAAGCGGTAAGAGAAAGACGGCAATCGCCCGGGCAACCCTGAAGCCCGGCAACGGCCGGGTCCGGATCAACTCCATTCCCCTGGAGATCTACGGAACCGAGTTGATTCGCATGAAGATCTCTGAGCCCCTGCTGCTGATTCCGAACGCGCTCGATGGCATCGATGCAGCGATCGACGTCTCAGGCGGCGGTACGATGGGGCAGGCAGAAGCAGTTCGAACAGCGCTTGCGCGCGGAATTGTGGAGTGGCATAACGATCCCCAGATTAAAGATGCATTCCTTGCGTATGACCGAACACTGCTCGTAAACGACTCCAGGCAGAAGGAAACCAAGAAACCGCACGGCCGCGGTGCACGGGCAAAGTTCCAGAAGTCCTACAGGTGA
- a CDS encoding DNA-directed RNA polymerase subunit K, with translation MESYTRYERARIIGARALQISMGAPVLIKTAKTEPLEIALEEFDRGVIPITVKR, from the coding sequence ATGGAATCGTATACCCGGTATGAACGGGCGCGAATTATAGGGGCTCGTGCTCTGCAGATATCAATGGGTGCACCTGTTTTGATCAAAACAGCGAAGACAGAGCCGCTTGAGATCGCACTTGAAGAGTTCGATCGAGGCGTGATCCCTATAACAGTGAAGAGATAG
- the rpsB gene encoding 30S ribosomal protein S2 — MTGNELEIELKEPLVPVEDYLAAGVHIGTQQKSKDMMKFIYRVRGDGLYILDIQATDERIKTAAKFLSQYEPAKILVVTSRQYGQYPAKMFADSIGAMAVIGRFIPGMLTNQRLNKYIEPDVIVVTDPIGDSQAVTEAVQAGIPIVALCDTNNMTKYVDVVIPTNNKGRKALSMIYYLLTKEMLRLRGVATSLTPEDFETEL, encoded by the coding sequence TTGACTGGAAACGAACTTGAGATCGAACTGAAAGAACCACTGGTGCCCGTTGAAGACTACCTCGCAGCAGGTGTGCACATCGGCACGCAGCAGAAGAGCAAAGACATGATGAAGTTCATCTACCGTGTCCGCGGGGATGGGCTCTACATCCTGGATATCCAGGCGACTGACGAGCGGATTAAGACCGCTGCGAAGTTCCTCTCGCAGTATGAACCCGCTAAGATCCTGGTTGTCACCTCCCGGCAGTACGGCCAGTATCCGGCAAAGATGTTTGCCGATTCAATCGGCGCCATGGCTGTCATCGGGCGCTTCATCCCAGGGATGCTCACTAATCAGCGCTTAAACAAGTACATCGAGCCTGATGTGATCGTGGTGACCGACCCCATCGGCGACTCCCAGGCAGTCACCGAGGCAGTCCAGGCGGGCATCCCGATCGTCGCCCTCTGCGACACCAACAACATGACGAAGTACGTCGACGTGGTGATCCCGACGAACAACAAGGGCAGGAAAGCGCTCTCGATGATCTACTACCTCCTGACAAAGGAAATGCTCCGCCTGCGCGGTGTCGCCACATCACTCACTCCTGAAGACTTTGAGACAGAGTTATAA
- the eno gene encoding phosphopyruvate hydratase gives MATIEQIILRTILDSRGNETVEAEIYTDCGFGRAAAPSGASTGTYEAKVRPPREAIEDAQKNLIPSLIGEDALDQITFDALLREHDGTTDFSSIGANVAVALSLACAKAAASSLDLDLFRYLGGAFANATPLPLGNVIGGGAHAPNATSIQEFLVVPTGASGATQGVFVNAAVHKTVKKILQERGKLSGKGDEGAWAPAISDAEAFEIMSEAINTVSDEMNVEVRMGIDVASSELWDGKQYRYKDASRSREDQIAYIAELVDRYNLIYIEDPLYEEDFEAFADLTAQVGDRCLICGDDLFVTNVERITKGIETCAANCVLIKPNQIGTLTDTFEAINLAQENGMETVMSHRSGETTDATIAHLATAFGCIFLKSGVVGGERIAKLNELIRIEELI, from the coding sequence ATGGCGACCATTGAACAGATTATCCTAAGAACGATCCTGGATAGCCGCGGAAACGAGACTGTCGAGGCTGAGATCTACACAGATTGTGGCTTTGGCCGGGCTGCAGCACCAAGCGGGGCGAGCACCGGGACCTATGAAGCAAAGGTGAGACCTCCGCGTGAGGCTATCGAGGATGCGCAGAAGAACCTGATTCCATCGCTCATTGGTGAAGACGCTCTCGATCAGATCACATTCGACGCGCTGCTTCGAGAACACGACGGTACGACCGACTTCAGTTCAATCGGCGCAAATGTCGCTGTAGCACTATCTCTCGCATGCGCAAAGGCAGCTGCATCCTCTCTTGACCTGGACCTCTTCCGGTACCTGGGCGGCGCATTTGCCAATGCGACACCCCTGCCGCTCGGCAACGTCATCGGTGGAGGCGCTCACGCCCCGAATGCCACATCTATCCAGGAGTTCCTGGTAGTACCCACCGGGGCATCCGGCGCAACGCAGGGGGTCTTTGTGAACGCTGCCGTTCATAAGACTGTAAAGAAGATCCTGCAGGAACGGGGCAAACTCTCCGGCAAAGGGGATGAAGGTGCTTGGGCACCCGCAATATCCGACGCCGAGGCGTTCGAGATCATGAGTGAGGCGATCAACACCGTCTCTGATGAGATGAACGTTGAGGTTCGGATGGGAATCGACGTAGCGTCTAGCGAACTCTGGGACGGCAAGCAGTATCGCTACAAAGATGCCTCACGGAGCCGCGAAGACCAGATCGCCTACATAGCAGAACTTGTCGACCGCTACAACCTCATCTACATCGAGGATCCCCTCTACGAGGAGGACTTCGAGGCATTCGCCGACCTGACCGCACAGGTTGGAGACCGCTGTCTGATCTGCGGTGACGACCTCTTTGTGACCAACGTCGAACGGATCACGAAGGGCATCGAGACGTGCGCGGCAAACTGCGTCCTGATCAAACCAAACCAGATCGGAACACTCACCGATACCTTTGAGGCGATAAACCTCGCCCAGGAGAACGGTATGGAGACGGTCATGAGCCACCGTTCCGGTGAGACCACCGACGCAACGATTGCACACCTTGCAACCGCATTTGGATGCATCTTCCTCAAGTCCGGCGTGGTCGGCGGGGAACGGATAGCCAAACTGAACGAACTGATTCGCATAGAGGAGCTGATCTAA
- a CDS encoding CBS domain-containing protein, with amino-acid sequence MSDRLQVLIKDVMAKPITIAKSAYVSEALEKMLDEGVDPLIVTNNGTVIGTTSRAAIAESLGSRKTHTLKATSIHVANTVEENFTSAYPDQSIDILVPLLQRYKLVVVLDSDHRLIGQVTAGDLLKVLRPAGNLLETMEPAHFIQAEERAVHLRRRMLDNNINRFIVEDGDTVLGIVTETDVAKALHAFKDIVEGTRQDYRIRNLLVRDIMSSPLISVDADTDVSDVIDLMLKKNISSVPVMQDGKIAGIVTRNSLVQAL; translated from the coding sequence ATGAGCGACAGATTACAGGTACTTATCAAAGACGTGATGGCAAAACCGATCACCATCGCCAAGTCTGCCTATGTCAGCGAAGCGCTCGAGAAGATGCTTGATGAGGGCGTCGATCCCCTTATCGTGACCAACAACGGCACGGTCATCGGCACAACATCCCGTGCGGCAATCGCCGAGTCACTCGGGAGCAGAAAGACCCATACACTGAAAGCCACATCCATACATGTCGCAAACACCGTCGAAGAGAACTTCACCTCCGCGTACCCGGATCAGAGCATCGACATTCTGGTGCCGCTGCTCCAGCGCTACAAACTCGTCGTGGTACTTGATTCCGATCACCGTCTCATAGGACAGGTGACGGCAGGTGACCTCCTCAAAGTGCTCCGGCCGGCCGGCAACCTCCTGGAAACAATGGAACCGGCGCATTTCATTCAGGCCGAGGAGCGGGCTGTCCACCTCCGCAGGAGGATGCTGGACAACAACATCAACCGGTTCATCGTCGAGGACGGAGATACGGTCCTTGGGATCGTCACGGAGACCGACGTCGCAAAAGCGCTCCATGCTTTCAAGGACATCGTGGAAGGAACCCGCCAGGACTACCGGATCAGAAACCTGCTCGTGCGCGATATCATGAGTTCGCCCCTGATCTCGGTGGACGCGGATACGGACGTCTCGGATGTCATCGATCTCATGCTCAAGAAGAACATCAGTTCCGTCCCGGTCATGCAGGACGGCAAGATTGCCGGAATCGTAACCAGGAATTCGCTTGTTCAGGCCCTGTGA
- a CDS encoding 30S ribosomal protein S13 produces MDEEEIKYFVRIRNTDLDGTKAVHIALTGIKGIGPRTSRTITALANVDPRAVLGKLDDASIERIATAVDTYIEQVPDWMVNRPKDVYTGESRHLLGTDLTLVNDEDVNRMRKMRCYRGIRHETGQKVRGQRTKSTGRTGMTVGVKRKKE; encoded by the coding sequence ATGGATGAAGAAGAGATAAAGTACTTTGTTCGGATCAGAAATACTGATCTCGACGGCACGAAGGCAGTGCATATCGCACTGACCGGGATCAAGGGCATTGGTCCACGCACTTCACGCACCATCACCGCCCTTGCCAATGTGGATCCCCGTGCAGTGCTCGGCAAGCTGGATGATGCATCTATCGAGCGAATTGCAACCGCCGTCGACACCTACATCGAGCAGGTCCCGGACTGGATGGTAAACCGTCCCAAGGATGTCTACACCGGAGAATCCCGCCACCTCCTCGGCACCGATCTGACCCTGGTGAACGACGAGGACGTCAACCGGATGAGAAAGATGCGGTGTTACCGCGGTATCCGGCACGAGACCGGACAGAAGGTCCGTGGTCAGCGCACCAAGTCCACTGGAAGAACGGGTATGACCGTCGGCGTCAAGAGAAAGAAAGAGTAA
- a CDS encoding CBS domain-containing protein, with product MQPHSNNSDKKPADRLLKMPGKFDRGPVDFKSRPADYEGEIMTIATRNVVTAQRTTPIIQAVEIMTREGFRRLPIIDAGTRHLRGIVTVTDIIDFMGGGDKFNLVQVKHGGNFLAAINEGLREIMTSNTITMPVAGSIGDAVDIIVNRNIGGIPITDPEGTLKGIVTERDVMKVLTTEHSNRKAEDIMKPSVRVTSPDTPIGKVCEEMIKCRFRRLPVVVDDVLCGIVTATDIMNYLGKGKAFEQLTTGDAAEVMGAPVRSLLSGELHTITPDRNIHDIAVEMIQRRVGALPVIEDSHLVGLVTEYDLVKAFAEE from the coding sequence ATGCAACCACACTCGAATAATTCTGATAAGAAACCGGCTGACAGGCTCCTGAAGATGCCGGGCAAGTTCGATCGCGGACCGGTCGATTTCAAGTCACGCCCCGCAGACTACGAAGGCGAGATCATGACAATCGCCACAAGGAATGTCGTGACAGCCCAACGAACCACCCCAATCATCCAGGCTGTCGAGATCATGACTCGTGAAGGGTTCCGCCGACTGCCGATCATTGATGCGGGAACGCGCCATCTCCGCGGGATCGTGACCGTCACCGATATCATCGACTTCATGGGCGGCGGCGACAAGTTCAATCTGGTGCAGGTCAAGCACGGAGGGAACTTCCTTGCGGCCATCAACGAAGGGCTACGCGAGATCATGACCTCGAATACTATTACGATGCCAGTTGCCGGGAGCATTGGCGATGCAGTCGATATCATCGTCAACCGGAATATCGGCGGGATCCCCATCACCGACCCAGAAGGAACCTTAAAAGGCATCGTAACGGAGCGCGATGTGATGAAGGTGCTCACCACCGAGCATTCCAATCGCAAGGCAGAAGATATCATGAAACCCTCGGTGCGTGTCACAAGCCCCGATACCCCAATCGGCAAGGTCTGTGAAGAGATGATTAAATGCAGGTTCCGGCGGCTCCCGGTCGTCGTGGATGATGTTCTCTGCGGTATCGTTACCGCCACCGATATCATGAATTATCTTGGGAAGGGCAAGGCCTTTGAGCAGTTGACGACCGGAGATGCTGCCGAGGTGATGGGAGCACCGGTGCGGTCGCTCCTCTCTGGAGAACTCCACACCATCACGCCGGATCGGAATATTCACGATATTGCCGTCGAGATGATTCAGCGTCGTGTCGGGGCGCTTCCCGTGATAGAGGACTCCCACCTCGTGGGGCTCGTGACGGAGTATGACCTTGTAAAAGCATTTGCAGAGGAGTGA
- a CDS encoding deoxyhypusine synthase, whose amino-acid sequence MKPTQPVKPNSNITALLEAMSKTGFQGRKLGESLGVWTRMVRDPDCTIFMGLSGAMIPAGMQNVLIELVRHRYVDVIVSTGANIFHDTCEHLGVRHYLGHHHADDTALFKEGIDRIYDVFAYEEEFRSVDAEIARFADEIAPFNGSSRAFIRRLGEWLRERRPQGQSLVATCAEYDVPIFIPALGDSSIGIGLVMARRRGVDVNIDQLADTDEITRMVEEAKKTGVIYIGGGVPKNFIQQTQVIASIHEQDLGGHAYAIQYTTDAPHWGGLSGCTFEEAISWGKEAPESPRVQCFCDATIALPIVASGLIGSGVERARRPSQSPQ is encoded by the coding sequence ATGAAACCAACGCAGCCTGTCAAACCAAACAGTAATATAACGGCCCTCCTTGAGGCTATGAGCAAGACCGGCTTTCAAGGGCGAAAACTCGGGGAGTCGCTCGGGGTCTGGACAAGGATGGTCAGGGATCCGGACTGCACGATATTCATGGGGCTGTCGGGGGCAATGATCCCGGCAGGGATGCAGAACGTGCTGATCGAGCTTGTCAGGCACCGCTACGTCGATGTCATCGTCTCGACAGGTGCAAACATCTTCCATGATACCTGCGAGCACCTCGGCGTGCGCCACTATCTCGGCCACCACCACGCAGACGATACCGCACTCTTCAAAGAGGGCATCGACCGGATCTACGATGTCTTTGCATACGAGGAAGAGTTCCGGAGCGTCGACGCGGAGATTGCCCGGTTCGCCGACGAGATTGCCCCGTTCAACGGATCGTCACGCGCATTTATCCGGCGTCTCGGAGAATGGCTCCGCGAGCGGCGGCCACAGGGTCAGTCGCTCGTCGCCACCTGCGCCGAGTATGACGTCCCGATATTCATCCCCGCACTCGGCGATTCGTCCATTGGCATCGGTCTCGTGATGGCCCGCCGGCGCGGGGTCGACGTGAATATCGACCAACTCGCCGACACCGACGAGATCACCCGCATGGTCGAGGAGGCGAAAAAGACCGGCGTCATCTATATCGGCGGTGGTGTGCCGAAGAACTTCATCCAGCAGACGCAGGTCATCGCCTCAATTCACGAGCAGGACCTCGGCGGGCATGCCTACGCAATTCAGTACACTACGGATGCCCCCCACTGGGGCGGTCTCTCCGGGTGCACATTCGAAGAGGCGATCAGCTGGGGCAAGGAAGCACCCGAGTCACCGCGGGTCCAGTGCTTCTGTGATGCGACGATTGCTCTCCCCATCGTCGCTTCAGGCCTGATTGGGAGCGGGGTTGAGCGTGCTCGCCGCCCCTCCCAATCACCACAATAA